In the Helicobacter typhlonius genome, one interval contains:
- a CDS encoding flagellar hook-length control protein FliK, producing the protein MSKNGETTHIVESHSKSSETTRIVESQSKVEISSLKDMPIKGADSKETKDVLESANAKRTSGKTKKSKKHKNAKKQEVQNVVIDSKESAKKPLDIKKIADSKEIQATQKVQVSQILQEQSKEHKEYIAPQAFELEDDEVAQEIESKESEIILKPQAKGQMPQNTNAQNKGNVLAQSLAIVESNKDKNHKDSQKDSRQKMTKSGDSQSVQSKNKEEAQIGFEDMLASQFIDEEEPQKIESFNSGEKKKEQPKEIQEQKESQTQKSGAQKQSAEVSQVKQNEKTQILYRSALAKENIRYFAQTLREEILNYKPPVTKLSMELNPRNLGSLELTITKKGKDLHISVLSNANAVGLFLQNQVDFRNSLAQVGFENVDISFSSGEKGGGDNPREQNASQNGSSHENRNKNGLEDSQNGEINMIHITLPKYA; encoded by the coding sequence GTGTCTAAAAATGGCGAGACTACACATATCGTAGAATCTCACTCTAAAAGTAGTGAGACCACGCGTATCGTAGAATCTCAATCTAAGGTGGAAATATCCTCGCTCAAGGATATGCCTATAAAGGGTGCAGATTCTAAAGAGACTAAAGATGTATTAGAATCTGCTAATGCAAAGCGAACTAGTGGTAAGACAAAAAAGTCAAAGAAGCACAAAAATGCCAAGAAGCAAGAGGTGCAGAATGTTGTGATAGATTCTAAAGAATCTGCAAAAAAACCTTTAGATATTAAAAAGATTGCAGATTCTAAAGAAATTCAAGCGACACAAAAAGTGCAGGTATCGCAGATTTTGCAGGAGCAGAGCAAGGAGCATAAAGAGTATATTGCGCCACAAGCATTTGAGCTAGAAGATGATGAAGTGGCACAAGAAATAGAATCCAAAGAGAGCGAAATCATCTTAAAACCTCAAGCTAAAGGGCAAATGCCACAGAATACAAATGCACAAAATAAGGGCAATGTGTTGGCACAGAGTTTGGCGATTGTGGAATCAAATAAGGATAAAAATCACAAAGATTCACAAAAGGATTCGCGCCAAAAAATGACAAAATCAGGCGATTCTCAATCCGTGCAGTCAAAAAATAAAGAGGAGGCGCAAATAGGCTTTGAGGATATGCTTGCAAGTCAGTTTATCGATGAGGAAGAGCCTCAAAAGATAGAAAGTTTCAATAGTGGAGAGAAAAAAAAGGAGCAGCCCAAAGAAATCCAAGAGCAAAAAGAAAGTCAAACGCAAAAGAGTGGTGCACAAAAGCAAAGTGCGGAGGTAAGTCAAGTCAAGCAAAATGAGAAGACGCAGATTCTCTATCGTTCAGCTCTTGCTAAAGAAAATATAAGATATTTCGCACAGACTTTGCGTGAGGAGATATTAAACTATAAGCCACCGGTTACAAAGCTTTCTATGGAGCTAAATCCGCGTAATTTAGGGAGTTTGGAGCTTACAATCACAAAAAAAGGCAAGGATTTGCATATAAGTGTGTTGTCAAATGCCAACGCGGTGGGGCTATTCTTGCAAAATCAAGTGGATTTTAGAAACTCTCTCGCACAGGTAGGCTTTGAAAATGTAGATATAAGCTTTAGTTCCGGTGAAAAGGGCGGTGGAGATAATCCTAGAGAGCAAAACGCCTCACAAAATGGCTCATCTCACGAAAATAGGAACAAAAATGGCTTGGAAGATTCGCAAAATGGCGAGATAAATATGATTCATATCACGCTTCCAAAATATGCGTAG
- a CDS encoding phosphatase PAP2 family protein gives MKFCSIILLWIMLLTQGFSYEKSGFKIYGDVMLILPFAMMAYSYSIDDIQGVKQQAIGAGATLIGTHLIKQGFVIASRSNEANARISQRPNNGSFDGFPSGHTSFVFSSVGFAQKRYGWKWGLPLAAVATSVGISRIYAERHTTAQVISGAIFGFGTSYLLASKYQPKHLSLSLHTAIDGTPSYHLHYKKAF, from the coding sequence ATGAAATTTTGTAGTATCATACTACTATGGATAATGCTCCTCACACAGGGCTTTTCTTACGAAAAAAGCGGGTTTAAAATCTATGGCGATGTAATGTTGATTTTGCCCTTTGCAATGATGGCATATAGCTATAGTATTGATGATATTCAAGGCGTGAAGCAACAGGCTATCGGTGCTGGAGCGACACTCATCGGCACACATCTTATCAAACAAGGATTTGTCATCGCCTCACGCTCGAATGAAGCAAACGCTAGAATCTCCCAACGCCCGAACAATGGGAGCTTTGATGGCTTCCCCTCCGGGCATACTTCATTTGTATTCTCAAGCGTGGGATTTGCTCAAAAACGATATGGTTGGAAATGGGGATTACCACTTGCAGCAGTGGCGACTTCTGTGGGAATAAGCAGAATCTACGCGGAGAGGCACACCACTGCGCAAGTTATTTCCGGAGCAATTTTTGGCTTTGGCACTTCGTATCTCCTTGCTTCAAAATATCAACCAAAGCATCTTAGTCTCTCACTTCATACCGCCATAGATGGCACACCAAGCTATCATTTACACTACAAAAAGGCATTTTAG
- a CDS encoding NAD(+)/NADH kinase, which translates to MKSHNAPITKVGVILRPSSPELKTTFLQIKEELNNAGIEVILESISGGMIELLGRDFHQLATQCDALFSLGGDGTLISMLRRAFEYELPCMGINTGRLGFLTALMPQNLHTFTSHLKSGDYTLQKHLVLQARIYSTLNTAYEDNLDNKNQTPAQTLIAINEFLISKHELSGMVHIDASIDRKYFNTYRCDGLIIGTPAGSTAYNISAGGSVIYPYCRNILLTPIAPHFHRV; encoded by the coding sequence ATGAAATCTCATAATGCCCCTATTACAAAAGTTGGCGTTATCTTGCGCCCTTCAAGCCCGGAGCTAAAAACGACTTTTTTGCAAATAAAAGAAGAGCTTAATAATGCTGGCATTGAAGTGATATTAGAAAGCATTAGTGGGGGTATGATTGAACTCTTAGGAAGAGATTTTCATCAGCTTGCTACACAATGTGATGCACTTTTTAGCCTTGGTGGCGATGGGACACTTATTTCTATGCTTCGCCGCGCATTTGAATATGAACTACCTTGTATGGGGATTAATACAGGGCGATTAGGCTTTCTTACGGCACTTATGCCTCAAAATCTACATACCTTTACTTCTCATCTTAAAAGTGGGGATTACACTCTGCAAAAACATCTCGTGCTTCAAGCGCGTATATATTCCACTTTAAATACCGCATACGAAGACAATTTAGACAATAAAAACCAAACTCCTGCTCAAACACTTATTGCCATCAATGAGTTTCTTATCTCCAAACACGAATTAAGCGGTATGGTGCATATTGATGCAAGTATTGATAGAAAATATTTTAATACTTATAGATGTGATGGGCTTATCATCGGCACGCCTGCTGGCTCTACTGCGTATAATATTAGTGCAGGTGGTTCAGTTATTTATCCTTATTGTCGCAACATTTTGCTTACCCCCATTGCACCACATTTTCACAGAGTGTAA